Proteins found in one Collinsella aerofaciens genomic segment:
- the disA gene encoding DNA integrity scanning diadenylate cyclase DisA produces the protein MDKNELQKRMEQAIRLTAPGQPIRTALDMIIAGHLGALICVGDTENVLAAGNDGFPLNISFTSNRLFELSKMDGAIVIDGDLTQILRANFHLNPDPSLATSETGMRHRTAARMSVLTDAIVISVSARRAVVNVYVHGKSYEIQPVTTIMSSVNQLVATLQTTRQSLDRSLLRLTALELDDYVTLADITGIFSSFEIMQQAKTELKDCIVKLGNQGKLVQMQLEQLAGSSMDTEYDLMIRDYASDSSEANAEKIRAELSRMTPKDLSDPQHVAAVLGYDDLDEDSVMTPLGLRTLSRVSVVRDGVAEKIVDEYGSLQELMDDISEDPERLGDFGVNNPAILADSLYRMKGTKQGNA, from the coding sequence TTGGATAAGAACGAGCTGCAAAAGCGTATGGAACAGGCCATCCGCCTGACGGCACCTGGTCAGCCGATCCGCACCGCCCTCGACATGATCATCGCCGGTCACCTGGGCGCCCTTATCTGCGTCGGCGACACCGAAAACGTGCTCGCTGCCGGTAACGACGGCTTCCCGCTCAACATTTCGTTCACCTCGAACCGTCTGTTCGAGCTCTCCAAGATGGACGGTGCCATCGTCATCGACGGCGACCTCACCCAGATCCTGCGCGCCAACTTCCACCTCAATCCCGATCCCTCGCTCGCCACGAGCGAGACGGGCATGCGTCACCGCACCGCCGCTCGCATGTCGGTGCTCACCGACGCCATCGTGATCTCGGTCTCGGCCCGTCGCGCCGTCGTCAACGTGTACGTCCACGGCAAGAGTTACGAGATCCAGCCCGTCACTACCATCATGAGCTCGGTCAACCAGCTCGTCGCCACGCTCCAGACTACCCGTCAGTCGCTCGATCGCTCCCTGCTGCGCCTGACAGCCCTTGAGCTCGACGACTACGTCACGCTCGCCGACATCACCGGCATCTTTTCGAGCTTCGAGATCATGCAGCAGGCAAAGACCGAGCTTAAGGATTGCATTGTCAAGCTGGGCAACCAGGGCAAGCTCGTGCAGATGCAGCTCGAGCAGCTCGCCGGCTCCAGCATGGATACCGAGTACGACCTGATGATTCGCGACTACGCGAGCGATTCCTCCGAGGCCAACGCCGAAAAGATCCGCGCCGAGCTGAGCCGCATGACGCCTAAGGACCTGTCCGACCCGCAGCACGTGGCGGCAGTTCTGGGCTATGACGACTTGGACGAGGACTCCGTCATGACGCCGCTGGGCCTGCGCACGCTTTCGCGCGTGTCCGTCGTGCGCGACGGCGTGGCCGAGAAGATCGTCGACGAGTATGGCTCGCTGCAGGAGCTCATGGACGACATCAGCGAGGATCCGGAGCGCTTGGGCGACTTTGGCGTCAACAACCCTGCCATTCTTGCGGACTCGCTGTACCGCATGAAGGGCACCAAACAGGGGAACGCATAA
- a CDS encoding manganese efflux pump MntP family protein, with translation MGLAELVLLAVGLSMDAFAVSICKGLGMKKINLKVAVVLGLFFGGFQAGMPVIGWALGSQFMGIIGPIDHWIAFILLAFIGGKMLWEAYTEDEDEGDDKDAEKIDLGEYLILAIATSIDALAVGISFAALSVDIVPAVSLIGITTFIFSVAGVAIGHTFGARYEKPATVVGGVVLILIGLKILLEHLGILAL, from the coding sequence ATGGGACTCGCAGAGCTCGTGCTGCTCGCCGTTGGCCTTTCGATGGATGCCTTTGCCGTTTCCATCTGCAAGGGTCTCGGCATGAAAAAGATCAACCTTAAGGTCGCCGTAGTGCTCGGCCTGTTCTTTGGCGGCTTCCAGGCCGGCATGCCCGTGATCGGATGGGCGCTTGGCAGCCAGTTTATGGGCATCATCGGCCCCATCGACCACTGGATCGCCTTTATCCTGCTCGCCTTCATCGGCGGCAAAATGCTGTGGGAGGCCTATACCGAGGACGAGGATGAAGGCGACGACAAGGATGCCGAAAAGATTGACCTGGGCGAGTACCTGATCCTCGCCATCGCCACCTCAATTGACGCGCTCGCCGTGGGCATCTCGTTTGCCGCGCTCTCGGTCGACATCGTTCCCGCCGTGTCGCTTATCGGCATCACGACGTTTATCTTCTCCGTCGCCGGCGTAGCAATCGGCCACACCTTTGGCGCGCGCTACGAAAAGCCTGCCACCGTCGTGGGTGGCGTCGTGCTCATCCTCATTGGGCTTAAGATTTTGCTTGAGCATCTGGGGATTTTGGCGCTGTAA